Proteins from one Mucilaginibacter jinjuensis genomic window:
- a CDS encoding TetR/AcrR family transcriptional regulator, with the protein MKELAGVKERIMTTACRLFYEQGYQATGINQIIDEAQIAKSSLYQHFASKELLLNEYLLTHKDQWQVEIDEFTGCLPDGKEKLLAFFDFRKWRLERNHFKGCTFSRVVYELPNLNESSADIIRTHKNTIKTFIGEQLKAIKSPYPKEDLDEMTGMIFNLSEGAVLQSTLFNTSQPLDDSKKVVAHLLQNI; encoded by the coding sequence ATGAAAGAGCTGGCAGGAGTAAAAGAACGGATCATGACAACGGCCTGCCGTTTGTTTTATGAACAGGGTTACCAGGCTACCGGTATTAACCAGATTATTGACGAGGCACAGATTGCGAAATCGAGCCTATACCAGCATTTTGCCTCAAAAGAATTATTGCTGAACGAATACCTGTTAACACACAAAGATCAATGGCAGGTTGAAATCGACGAGTTTACAGGCTGTTTGCCCGATGGTAAAGAAAAATTGCTGGCATTTTTCGACTTTAGAAAATGGCGGTTGGAACGAAATCATTTTAAAGGCTGCACATTTTCACGCGTGGTGTATGAATTGCCAAATCTGAATGAAAGCTCTGCTGATATTATCCGCACTCACAAAAACACCATTAAAACATTTATTGGCGAACAGTTAAAGGCTATTAAAAGCCCTTACCCGAAAGAGGATTTAGACGAAATGACCGGCATGATCTTTAACTTGTCGGAAGGTGCGGTTCTGCAATCAACACTGTTTAATACTTCCCAACCGCTGGACGATTCTAAAAAAGTGGTCGCTCATCTGCTTCAAAACATTTAA